A stretch of Prosthecodimorpha staleyi DNA encodes these proteins:
- a CDS encoding SspB family protein, translating into MTEPTQDLIRYDVLVQEALRGVVRKVLQEVVKTGLPGQHHFYISFDTRHPGVRLSTRMRQRYPEEMTIVLQHQFWDLVVTDHAVEVGLSFGGIPERLLVPFTAVKGFFDPSVQFGLQFEVRDEAEAEDDDDIVAEDAESAPDAAAKAAGPRIVPTEPSRIPEIKPEPKPAVAAAPESPASDRKTEEPPPSATVISMDSFRKKT; encoded by the coding sequence ATGACCGAGCCGACCCAGGATTTGATCCGCTACGACGTCCTGGTGCAGGAGGCCCTGCGCGGCGTGGTCCGGAAGGTGCTGCAGGAAGTCGTCAAGACCGGCCTGCCCGGCCAGCATCATTTCTATATTTCCTTCGATACGCGCCATCCCGGCGTGCGCCTGTCGACGCGCATGCGCCAGCGCTATCCGGAGGAGATGACCATCGTCCTGCAGCACCAGTTCTGGGATCTGGTCGTCACCGACCATGCGGTCGAGGTCGGTCTGTCCTTCGGCGGCATTCCGGAACGGCTGCTGGTCCCGTTCACGGCGGTGAAGGGCTTCTTCGATCCGTCCGTGCAGTTCGGCCTGCAGTTCGAGGTGCGCGACGAAGCTGAAGCTGAGGACGACGACGACATCGTCGCGGAGGATGCCGAGAGCGCTCCGGACGCGGCCGCCAAGGCGGCCGGCCCGCGCATCGTGCCGACCGAGCCGTCGCGCATCCCGGAGATCAAGCCGGAACCCAAGCCTGCGGTCGCCGCGGCCCCCGAATCGCCGGCATCGGACCGCAAGACCGAAGAGCCGCCGCCCTCGGCGACGGTCATCTCGATGGACAGCTTTCGCAAGAAGACCTGA
- a CDS encoding alkaline phosphatase D family protein, translating to MRHFLAAAIALSIASPAEASELPNGVASGDVTATSAMIWARAAVPGLLKFEIATGKNFKSYMGGGSMVSDPAVPRKFHATGLQPDQVYEYRATDAAGNRSAGRFRTLPQTCAKSDVRFGVSGDWRGEIAPYPSIRNVPDRGLQFFVELGDTIYAERYSGPETGEVASTLGDYRARHTEVLTARYGLNTWKDLRATTPVFAMIDDHEVVNDFAGGAAPSTDATRFDQTGNFINETNRYKAGLQAFSEFMPIVDQTWSSSDPRFNGKPQLYRSRILGKTAMFAMVDARSFRDTGLPGVTDLTNPTEIANFLIASATQARTMLGGDQLARLKTDLLDAKARGILWKFVMLPEPVQNLGVLAASDRYEGYARERNDLLKFVADNAIENVVFVTADLHGTMVNNLTYDVGNTRLASKAWEIVTGAVAFEEPFGPTIVDLAKQVGLIDNNQYNYYLSLPIAPDADASVNDKDDFVASVINSSMAGLSYDPLGLAGSNVPAKLTKGGYEAMHSYGWTEFSVNAKSGKLTVTTWGIAPYSYEDLQSNDRSQIVARKPAVVSQFEVNAAAVPAGNCRGSN from the coding sequence ATGCGGCATTTTCTTGCAGCAGCCATTGCATTGTCGATCGCGTCTCCGGCCGAGGCCAGCGAGCTACCGAACGGCGTAGCCTCCGGCGACGTGACCGCCACCAGCGCGATGATCTGGGCGCGCGCCGCCGTTCCCGGTCTCCTGAAATTCGAGATCGCCACCGGCAAGAACTTCAAGTCCTATATGGGCGGCGGTTCGATGGTTTCCGATCCGGCCGTGCCGCGCAAGTTCCACGCCACCGGCCTCCAGCCCGACCAGGTCTACGAGTATCGCGCCACCGACGCCGCCGGCAACCGCAGCGCCGGCCGCTTCCGGACCCTGCCGCAGACCTGCGCCAAGTCCGACGTGCGCTTCGGCGTCAGCGGCGACTGGCGCGGCGAGATCGCGCCCTATCCGTCGATCCGCAACGTGCCGGACCGCGGACTTCAGTTCTTCGTCGAGCTCGGCGATACCATCTATGCCGAGCGCTATTCCGGTCCCGAAACCGGCGAAGTCGCCTCGACCCTCGGCGACTACCGCGCCCGTCATACCGAGGTGCTGACCGCACGCTACGGCCTCAACACCTGGAAGGACCTGCGTGCGACCACGCCGGTCTTCGCCATGATCGACGACCACGAGGTGGTGAACGATTTCGCCGGCGGCGCCGCGCCGAGCACGGACGCGACGCGCTTCGATCAGACCGGCAACTTCATCAACGAAACCAATCGCTACAAGGCAGGGCTCCAGGCCTTCTCGGAATTCATGCCGATCGTCGACCAGACCTGGTCCTCGTCGGATCCGCGCTTCAACGGCAAGCCGCAGCTCTACCGGTCGCGGATCCTCGGCAAGACCGCGATGTTCGCCATGGTCGACGCCCGTTCGTTCCGCGATACCGGACTGCCGGGCGTGACCGATCTGACCAACCCGACCGAGATCGCCAACTTCCTGATCGCCAGCGCGACGCAGGCGCGCACCATGCTCGGCGGCGACCAGTTGGCCCGGCTCAAGACCGATCTGCTCGACGCCAAGGCGCGCGGCATCCTGTGGAAGTTCGTGATGCTGCCGGAGCCGGTCCAGAATCTCGGCGTGCTGGCCGCCTCCGACCGCTACGAGGGCTACGCCCGGGAACGCAACGACCTGCTCAAGTTCGTCGCCGACAACGCGATCGAGAACGTGGTCTTCGTGACCGCCGACCTGCACGGCACCATGGTCAACAACCTGACCTACGACGTCGGCAATACCCGCCTCGCCTCCAAGGCCTGGGAAATCGTCACGGGCGCGGTCGCCTTCGAGGAGCCGTTCGGCCCGACCATCGTCGACCTCGCCAAACAGGTCGGCCTGATCGACAACAACCAGTACAACTACTACCTCTCGCTGCCGATCGCGCCGGATGCGGACGCCTCCGTCAACGACAAGGACGACTTCGTCGCCTCGGTGATCAATTCGTCCATGGCCGGCCTGTCCTACGACCCGCTCGGCCTGGCCGGCTCGAACGTGCCGGCGAAGCTCACCAAGGGCGGTTACGAGGCCATGCACAGCTACGGCTGGACCGAGTTCTCCGTCAACGCCAAGTCGGGCAAGCTGACCGTCACGACCTGGGGCATCGCCCCGTATAGCTACGAAGACCTGCAGTCGAACGACCGCAGCCAGATTGTAGCCCGCAAGCCGGCCGTGGTCAGCCAGTTCGAGGTCAATGCGGCGGCGGTGCCTGCCGGGAACTGCCGCGGCAGCAACTAG
- a CDS encoding DUF4169 family protein has product MGEIVSLGKARKAKALAERRETAAENRVRFGRTKAERSALAAEADRTERRLEGHRREGDES; this is encoded by the coding sequence ATGGGCGAAATCGTCAGCCTCGGCAAGGCGCGCAAGGCGAAAGCCCTGGCCGAACGGCGCGAAACAGCGGCGGAAAACCGCGTTCGCTTCGGGCGCACCAAGGCCGAACGGAGCGCCCTGGCAGCCGAGGCGGACCGGACCGAGCGCCGGCTCGAAGGCCATCGGCGGGAGGGAGACGAATCGTGA
- a CDS encoding DUF1127 domain-containing protein, which produces MRDAAHMIASQQDGFAPSLIGRLLSGLAALAARAMTYRRRRRALAEIEQLDDYLLSDIGLHRDDLDEAIRNRSWPVARRREERWH; this is translated from the coding sequence ATGCGTGACGCTGCCCACATGATCGCTTCCCAGCAGGACGGGTTCGCCCCCTCCCTGATCGGCCGGCTCCTGTCCGGCCTCGCGGCCCTGGCCGCACGGGCGATGACCTATCGCCGCCGCCGCAGGGCGCTGGCCGAGATCGAGCAGCTCGACGACTACCTGCTGTCCGACATCGGCCTGCATCGCGACGACCTCGACGAGGCGATCCGCAACCGGTCCTGGCCGGTGGCCCGCCGCCGGGAGGAGCGCTGGCATTGA
- the bfr gene encoding bacterioferritin: protein MKGDQKVIEYLNRGLRSELTAVSQYWLHYRVLDNWGYKDLAKFWRKESIEEMNHADRFIERILFLEGHPNLQLLDPLRIGETIEEVILADLAAENEARLLYQEAASHCESVKDYPSRDLFIALMTDEEGHIDFLETQRDLIKSIGVALYAQKHMGELGE, encoded by the coding sequence ATGAAAGGTGATCAGAAAGTCATCGAGTATCTCAATCGCGGCCTGCGCAGCGAGTTGACCGCGGTTAGCCAGTACTGGCTGCACTATCGCGTGCTCGACAATTGGGGCTACAAGGATCTCGCCAAGTTCTGGCGCAAGGAATCGATCGAGGAGATGAACCACGCGGACCGGTTCATCGAGCGCATCCTGTTCCTGGAGGGCCATCCGAATCTGCAGCTGCTCGATCCGCTGCGCATCGGGGAGACGATCGAAGAGGTCATCCTGGCCGACCTCGCCGCCGAGAACGAGGCCCGGTTGCTCTACCAGGAGGCGGCGTCCCACTGCGAAAGCGTGAAGGACTACCCGTCGCGCGACCTGTTCATCGCCCTGATGACCGACGAGGAAGGCCATATCGACTTCCTGGAGACGCAGCGCGACCTGATCAAGTCGATCGGCGTCGCCCTCTATGCCCAGAAGCATATGGGCGAACTGGGCGAGTAA
- a CDS encoding ribbon-helix-helix domain-containing protein — protein sequence MEQRALKTRVLPPETSPAPGMDKRSLTIAGHRTSLALEAEFWDGLEEIASQRGLTLPRLIAEIDRNRKATNLASAVRLSVLDHYRTRAGRTDLVA from the coding sequence ATGGAGCAGCGTGCGTTGAAGACCCGGGTCCTGCCGCCTGAGACCTCGCCGGCTCCGGGCATGGACAAGCGTTCGCTGACCATTGCCGGCCACCGGACCAGCCTCGCCCTTGAGGCGGAATTCTGGGATGGCCTCGAAGAGATCGCTTCGCAACGCGGCCTGACCTTGCCGCGCCTGATCGCCGAGATCGACCGCAATCGCAAGGCTACCAATCTCGCCTCCGCCGTGCGTCTCTCCGTCCTCGACCACTATCGCACCCGCGCAGGCCGCACCGACCTAGTCGCCTGA